The Vitis vinifera cultivar Pinot Noir 40024 chromosome 7, ASM3070453v1 genomic interval AAGTTCCCATCAAAACTGAAAGATCAAGATATAGGAGCGAATTCTATCAGATTGATCTCAATGTTTACATtactaaggaaaagaaaatttgaacaaAGACAATACATTGAAGCCTGAGCAGCTCAAAATGTATGATGCAAGTAAGGAAAACTTCAATAGCAAGATTGATACCGCTCAAAGACTTCTAGAGAAGCTTGTTTCACTCCCAAGCTCGGTGATTGGTCTGCAGCCAATGAATACCAACCAAGATGCTCTCATGAGGTAATGAGCTAATAAGAAAGGTGATTGAAAGCTTGTatagtaatgattttaaaaagcgtttctaattttttttaatatttaaaaatatttctttgaataaaaattttcttaattgttcaaaatttttcctaaaatcattattaaataaattcttacAATTTGATATCAATGGATATTTATGAGTCATTATTCACTTTGCTACCATTCTCACATTATCAGCCATTTTAACTAGATATTGGTTGTGATTTCTCCCTTCAGCTTTGGTGGAGTCCTATGGATGAAAAGAAGAGGGGTACGTCTCCATCCTATGTCTTTGACTTCTTAATGTATTCAatcatttgttctttttttctcctttttctttacAAGCTTTATATTGTGTTTTACCagtaaaagaaggaaaaaaaaacacttagaaTTTGACGTTTGAGGATATGGCTATTGCTAGTTCTCAACCATGAGAAATAATGGATGTACATTACACATCTTAATGAATAATTGTCTTTCGGATAGAGCTATTCTTCACAATAGCACTGCAAATCTTGACATCATGTATTCGGGATAAAAGATGTATTATGACATGGGATATGGGTGGCAATTTGTGTTGATAGTTGTATTAATGTCTTGTCAAAACTTAGACATATACCAAATAAGTCATTTCCAATAtgacataaataataattacattaaaaatataaatttacatactatataattattaaacagATAATATATCGTATAACCCATTTAATTCATTTACTAATCGGGTTGACTTAAATTTTATACAAGTCTATATGACTAATGTTTCAACCACAtatgtttatgatttaattgatttatttatttaaaacaaatttaaaatgagtaaaatatggttacatagtttaaatttgtaataaatggATTGATTTTATCAAATTCATGTTATGTAAGTTAATTGAAaagtgatttatttattaaatagattatgTGGGTCAATCAAAATTTGACCCAAATATGATCACACTTAATCTAAATCCATATAAAACATGTTGGGTTTTACAACGAATTATATCAAACTTTATCACCCTTAACAGGTGACCACCTGACCctaaataaatgaatgtaacTAAGGCCATTGCAGTTGCTAATTCAGATGGTATATATGGAAAAGCCCATGCTGCTCAGGATAGGCTGATCCTTCTAAACTATTTCACATCAGGACAAGATGATGCACAGCTCCAATGCAATAGACAAGTGCAGAAGCCATTTTTGGATGATCCAAACCCCTGCAACCTTAGGAAAAGGACTCAAAAAATCCTATAAATCCCCCAACGTCCAGGATGCCAAAAATCTTGCTATTGCTGCCCTAAATCTAGACTACCCTGTTTTGTTCCTACTATCAAAATGCCAAACCATGGCCCATTTCAACTAAATAAATTGCCTAATGATCATCACTGGCATGTCCAGTGATGCTTTTCTGGCTAGCAGATTACTTATAGCTAGTTCATTCTCTTTGAGTCCTCCAAACATTCACTTGGCATATGTTGTATTTTCATAAATACAAAGCCCTGATGTGTACTTATACAACATTATGATTAAGGCCTTTTCACAAAGTTCACATCCACATGATTCCCTCCACTTTTACCACAAGCTGCTCCACCAAGGCCTATACCCTAATGAGTACACTTTCTGTTTTGTGCTCACTTCATGTGCCCAAGCCTCGTCTTTCCAAGAGGGCAAACAAATACATGCCCAATTCATCAAACACCTATCTTTGGGCAGTGTCTATGCTAGTACCTCTCTTGTTTGCATGTATGGCAACACAAAATAGCAAGTGATGGTCCAAGTGACTAACCCCTGCATACAACATAAATTATCAAGTTTCCTTAGAAGAATAATGCAATGTTTTCACATATATTGCTGAAGCACCTGCCCAAAGATATTGATGTTTGCTTAGAGATAGTACCAAAGGTGAAATAACCTGAATATGCACATTAGAAAGATCAATCAACACCTGTAGTGTTCAAGTGACCATTCTCACATTGAGCGTAATGAATATGCCCTTACTTCATAATGGGAATCTCAGCCAGTGGGCACCCAAGGCCTACAATGAAGGCTAGGGCAAACCCCTGCCTGGTCCTATCCAGAAAAAACCATATAAACTCAGCCACTGAAAATAATATGTAGGCCTCAATGTTGTCTGCCACTCCAAGCTTTGTACATTTCAGCTAAATAGCATCAGTGCTCTCGTTTAAACCAGTATACAGATGTTAGAAATCAAATACAATCTTGCTTataaaattggaaaagaaaaaggaaattaagcCAATTTCTCAGCATCTGAAGTGAGTTGTTTTTTAAGTGAATTTGTCTCCTGATTCCTGGTTGAGATGATTGAGAAACAGAACCAGAACTCACATCAGTGAAAAAGCTGTTTTCTCTAGGCTTCCCTCTGGAGCCCTGGAAGAGAACTTCTCATTCAGGAAGAGTTGCAGCAACCTAACAGTATAATGTAACAATCCAAGCAAGGGAGGAACCTACCAACATCAACAACcgaatggaaattaaaaaaataaataaaattgctCAACCACACTGTGTAGTCCTTTAAAAGAAGCTGCACCTAACATTTCTCTTAAGAAAAATCAGTGAACAACAGTAACAAGCATCATTCATGAAGCTGATGAGCAGGTTCCAAGAAATTCAATTTATCCAAATATTTATGTGAATCGGACTGATGTTGATGGACCCATTTTGGTATACCACAAGATTTACCCTTGAATGAATTCCATCAATGAGGGTACCCAAGAAGAAACCTGAACCAAAGAGTGAGAGAGATGGTTGGCTAGGCCTCTGTGAGACTAGTTTTGCTCTGTTTTCCCAGAGTGCAATAAGGTCCAGAatctaaatatttgaaattggaTTTCCTATGCTTTTTCTGGCTACAAGGAGATCTAAACATAGATTGTTTAGAATTGTAAAGGTTTGGGGAATTGGGGGGAAAGCTGCTAGAGGAGCACAAAGCAGTGAGGCTTTGCTTGTTTCCCCTCACATTTGGAAGTTCAAACTATTTCATATTCTTGGGAATAATTTGGGTTGAAGACTCTGTCGATTCAGTTCATCAATGGATGGTGAAGTTATATAGATATATGTAAAAAGACCCATCAATTCTGAACGACAGAAATGGATAAGAATGAGTGACAGTGGCCTTTCTACAGTGATGATTGAAGCAAAATAACAAACTGATGTGTGAAAGGGATGTGGCCAGTACATGGCCCAGTTTCAGAGTTCAGCGTGAACTCAGAAACATTTGGTCTTTCGCGGGGTCTTTCTACAATAGTaatgttattttgaaaaaaaaaaaaaaaacccataccataaaaaaataattttaaaattataaacatttttggatttcaatgtAAAAGTTGTTAGAAAAACTTGAAACaatccttaaaaataattaccttTGATCTTTACATGTGGATGTATGAATGTAGAAGTAAGGggtaaaaattcttttattttactttggTTTCACAAGTGCAAAACTCTTTACAAACTCACATGCATGCCCTTCTAATCTTGTGTTAGAAAATTAGAATTCTTGAGAGAGACAGAAGGAAAAATCGGAAGACTATCTTCCAATAATGAAAAGTGTAGAAATTATGATGCATTTTCATCCTTTTATTGGTATGATAATAaatcatagtttttttttttcattttttgtaattttacaATTCATTACAATACTTTAACTTGTAAAGTAAATGcctataataaatttatttatatgtagTGAACTCTTtgtatttcaataaattaattgtcTCTTTTCATTAATCTAATGTGAGGACATCTAACATGGGACCTTGTGGGATCTTTACATCTCTAATAGGTTTATTCCAAATAAACTTGTCAATTgcgattttatttaaaaaaaaattgcaatttCATCCAAAGAGTAAGAGACATATTAGTAAGTTCCCTACTTATATATTAATTCTTCCATTAACTAACATTCTTTACAAGTTTTTGAGTTGGACCAAGATGATTGTCATTAAACTCGTAAGTGTATCACCTTTTATAATTAGACCTTTTAGAaaaaacaatttagaaaaatttaacataagatatattatatgaatataaaagctttaaaaaatttctttctaaATTGATTGGCTAGTATTTTAATCCAATTTATCGATGACATAATCTTGAATATTCTCTCCTACTATAGGAGTAATGGATCCCTTATAAGATATTCACTAGTTTTCATAtatcatttataaaacctaccATGTCTGTATATAGTCCTCTATTAGATATTAACGAGTGATGATATCAAAGTTATACAAAGTCAAATACAAAACTTAGTGACATCCTTAAGTCCAAAGATTTTATGTAACATTAGATAGAACAAACAATAAGAGGTTCAATAGTTGTCTTGTAAGGGTCCAATTTTGTGTTTATCACATTATAATCACCCGTGAAGTTTATTAAGAGTCTCTCAACTCTAGTGAATGAGATCCACCACTTTATCACATATAGTAGTACAACTCATGACAACTTGTAATAAGCATGTTGTCCATGACAAACTTAGAAGCTGTGaacatattttaagattataaggaaattagaaatcatatctCATTGTTCATAATCTCTATTATCAAGATGATTTttatacaatataatttaaggataaatatcatcaattatgatatatatataatttgcaaccatgaaatgcatgaaaatattATCGTCTTTTGGTTTTAAAGGGTATACAATTCTTTCAAAAGTGAATtgatcttttcaaaaataaaaagtgaatttgtctttaatgcaaaaataaaataaatgataaaaaaatttgtatttttttatttattatttaaacaactattttttttaatcatttttttaaaaaaaaaatttccccatTTCGTAGTATTCATCTGGTCTAACTAGCGAAAACAATACTAGCTAGAGTTCTTAGTGCTCtcattttaaatagaatatattaAATTGATAACTTGTAGTCATATATGAGATttgattaaattaaataaatcgaCTCTCATCCTTTAATCATCTAGAGTTAATTATAATGGGAGAATTTATAGTCCCTATGATCTAAAGTAAATTCAATTAcacataaaatatcaaatatctataaataaaaaaaatcattacctTAATCTCTATAGATACAAAAATAATTGGTCTATCAATGATAGTAAAAAACgactaaaatatgaaaaatttgtaCACACCACAAGTCTTATATTGACTagcacttataaatatttttcatatttcatgcTCTTTAGTATATCATCTTAAAACCACATTGATGTTTGACAATTCAAGTCTTCGACTTCTtacctttcttttttgaatGGGTTCAATATTCTTTAAtggaaatattgattttgagtGCTTTTATATCAATGATGCAAGTTCATTATCCCTCCAAATGACAATTATTTTGTGTTGCCTTTGCCTGTCCCTATTCTTTGAATTCACCTTCTTTGTATCTCCTTTCTTCATACAAAAGAAGATTGACTTCCATCTCTTGTTTGTAAAGGTATATCCTTACAAAATCTTTACTATCAAATAATATTGGTTCTTTTCAATATCattgttcttcttcttgtttgaTTGGTCAAAAAAGCTAATAGAAGAAAAGGAAGgtggaatttttaatttttcctcaCTTCCCTTTTTACctatcttattcttttttttccccttgagTGTGCTATTAATTAAGTTacgaaaaatagttttctttctaTAGACACAcaagaaatttattaaattgaataaaatgttttgaaacaTGGAAACCAATAAAGAAACTAAGACTTtatttggaaagtatttttgaaaaataagactcacaactgttttttagaaaagtttcttgtttttaaaaataaaaaaataggaaaacatatttaacaatcAAAAGATAGAAAACAAgacatttgtttttaaaaacatgaaacaTAGTATTTTTtgacaatatattttaattattttcagttGTTTTAACCTAGTTTCTAaagagtgtttaaaaaaaataattatataaatatagagaatgattgaaaataaaacactctataaaaattatatttaaaatatatttgaaaacatagaaaatcaATTACAAACATTCTAAGTTcttaaatagaattttgttttagaaaacattggAGAATTGCTTCTGAAACGGTCAACTAGCTCTAACTTTTCAGATTTCCTCCAAGCCATTATTTGAAACAATAAAGAAACCTAAGACTTGTTTactaaatgttttcaaaaacaattttctattattgagaaaaagaaaaaaagaaaatatgtttgataactaaaaaaaaaaaaaccaaaattattttccttttttttaaatagtaaacatgggtgtttttgaaaatatattttaattgattttcacttatttccaatagttgtttaaaaaataatgacacAAATACtaggaataatttaaaataaagtactacatgaaaatttacttttaaaaaaatatttagaaacataaaaaacaagttgAAAAGATTACATGTTGCGAAAagatttttgttctcaaaaacaatattaattgTTGTAAAAAATTGATGtcttttttatgatagtttttgaaaacgttCCAACAGATGGGGAGGTGTCTGCACTGAATAGATAGTGCAAATGTTTAACCCCCATGTGCTTGATGATCAATTGCCACACAAGGAAGCAGGTGCCACTTGCCAGAAGGTCCATCCTCAATTGAAGCAAAAAAAGGGCCAGAAACCAGAAGTGGGAAATGTATGcaccatcaattttttttttataggtaaataagagcATGTATTAGAAAAGCCAAGATGAAAATagtacacatgaagtatacaCTAAATGCCCAAAAAACTAGGCATCATAAAGACAAACGAGCCAATCTTTTACTTAACAAATAaccaatttacaaaatcaattataaaCAAAGTGTGATCCTCTATATACATCCTAACCcaattcataaaattatatatatatatatatatatatatatattgatggcTTGGTCAACCCATTCGACATCGTTGAATTAGGCATAAAGGAGCAGCCTCCACGCCTTCGCGCTTCTTTTACCCACAAAAACGTCATTCTATCCAAGCAAGTTCCCCTCACGGTGGAATGCAAAACCCCTTGTATAAGGTGTTGTATGGGGAGAAGTGATTCCCTCAAGTGTGGAAAACATGTTTGGATTCGTTTCCACAGCATTAGGAAATACAAAAGGTAGCTAGAATCAAAGTTAGAGAAAATCTCCTTCCTTGCTGCAGTATAAAACTGCATGCCAAAGAATAAATCAACCTTCAGAATGCTCTATATATAGGGAGAACCAACCAACCTCCTTCCTCACTCCTGCATACATAGTCTTATGAACCACCATTTGTATAATTAAAAAGATACCATAATTATCACTAATGGCTTCAACACAGGGATCGTCGCCTAGGACTAACGGGAAAGTAATCACCATACTTAGCATTGATGGAGGAGGGGTCCGAGGCATTATCCCTGCGGTCATCCTATACTCCCTTGAGGCCGAACTTCAGGTTTTCTCTTACCATATCCTTTTGTcatttcacatttttatttttttcaaaattgtagtGCTGCAGATTACCATCAGGTCCTGGCAGATGAAGTACTTGCTAAAGCCAAAAGGGGCATATGCACAAACATGCATGATTTGATTCGCGGGATATGATATGATATGCCACCCGTCTCTTATCTCTTATCTCTTATCTCTTATTGCATCCCATATTATATTCAACATACCAAACATAGTAGTAATGGTCCATATCTTGGACATGCAGCTTAGGTGAATTGATTCATTAAACCGATAGGGtgaattgaaaaggaaaatacaattttatgaCTTTGTTATATGCTGTTGCAAACAGAGAATTGATGGCCCTAATGCCAGGATTGCGGATTACTTTGATGTCATTGCTGGAACAAGCACAGGGTCAATTGTTACAGCCTTGCTTACAACCCCATATACCCCTCCTAATCCTCCTGCAAATGCATCCAAAACAAATCCTCCTCCAAATGCATCCATAACAAATCGTCCCCGCGAAGCAAAAGAGATCCCAGAGTTCTACAAGAAGCATGGCCCGGCAATCTTTCAAAAGAGAAAAGCCCCTCACAACAGGTACAGTAAAATTGTatgaaaggaagagaaaaagcAAGAAGGGATCAGTAAGATATTAATCCAAATTTCCTTGTGGTTAACAGCAACTCAGGTAGTTCGTTGATGGCTGTCATAGGATTCTTTAAAGATCAGCTGAAGGACAAGTTGGAATCTTTCCTAAACATTAGATATGATAATTCCACTCTTCAGCCACAGTGGATGAAGAGGTGGGGACAATTCGGTTGGCTGACACACTAACTGATGTTCTTATCCCTGCTTATGATATTGAACACCGTaaactagtcaccttctcttcTCACCAGGTCATCTCTTGTTTCAATCTTTTACATGATTCTCCATATCATAACACCTCTGGGCCTATAATCCATGTTGCTTTTATGGTTGCAGGAAAGGAATAAGGTGCCAAAGTCATCATTACCATTGAGACAGGCAGTTTTGGGCTCAGCTGCAGCTCCAACTTATTTCCCACGTCATCATTTCCAAGCTGATGGCAAAATTTACAACCTTGTGGATGGTGGAATGGCAGCCAACAATCCTGTAAATCATCTTCATACAAAGGCCTTTATGGAATCTTTTTTTGCAAGATTTGTTGCCGTTTGTATACACAACTCATTCTTCATATTCTTTGTACTTGATGAAGTTGCCTCTTCTGTGCAGACATTGCTTGCGATTCGTGAAGCAATCAATATATTTGGGAGCCGAGATGATAATAGGTACCTGGTTATCTCCCTTGGTACTGGCGCTGAAGGAGATCATCATGACTTTGTCAATTTAGGCAGTCCGATTGATTGGATATTAGACCTTAAGAGAGGTATTCCGCCATTGGTCAGCCTGCTGTTTGAGACATCAGCTGACATGGTAGATACATACACATCAATTTTCCTTGGAGGTGGCCAGAATTCTCGTCATCAGTTTCTCCGAATCCAGGTAAATGCACTTCAATATAGATATATTTAGAGATTATTGCTGACCAATCCAAACCTGCTCCCATGTACACTACTAAAGGACAGAAAAATTGAACCAGGACTATACATTGAATCCTAAGCAGCTCAAAATGGATAAAGCAACTGAAGATAACTTCAATAACCTTATTAATATCGCTAAGCAACTTCTAGAAAAGCCTGTTTCTTTCCCTAGCTCGTGGATTGGTCTAGAGCCAACGACTACCAACAGAGACGCTCTGGGGAGGTAAGAGCTAACAGGAAATTAATGTGGTTTACAATTGGATGCCTACGGATGTTTAGACTCATTATGCACTTTGCTTCCATCCTCATATCTTCATCCATTTTTACTGGATGCTGGTTGTGATTCCTCTCCTGCAGATTTGCTAACGACCTGTCCAAGATAAGGGGTGATGCTGCTAAAAAACTGTCAAGAAGATAAGTGGTGATTCTACTAAAAAACTCTGATGAAAAGAAGACAAGTGGGAGCTTTTCGTCCTATGGCACTGGCTTCTTAATATATTCAATCATTCCTCTTCTATTTCTCCTTTATCTTTATAAGCAATATGTTATGTTTCACCAttaaaaggaggaaaaaaactCTTTGAATTTGATGTATGGGGATACAGTTATTGCTAGTCCCTGTGAAAAATAATGGATGTACAATCCAAATCTTAATAAATAAAGCTATTTCAGATGAGTTATTCTTCACAGCAGCACTTTAAGACATCATGTATTCGGTATAAAAGATGTATTATGACATGGGCCACATGACCATTAAATAAATGGATCTAATTAAGGCTGTTGCAGTTGCTTTGTTCAGATGGTCTACATATAAAATGTTATCCGTGATAGCTGATGCTTCTAAATTAATAGTTTGTTTGGCAATGCTTTTAAAAAGCacttctaaaataataaaaaataattttaaaaaaagataaagtgtatggtaaaatttagaaaattcgTGACTTTTAAATGCACTCTGATTCACATAAGCAGAGGATCATGTGCAGCTCCAATGCTTGGCAAATGCGCAAGCTATTTTTATGGGATGATCCAAACGATAGGGATAAAAGAAGGATCATCAAATCTATAGTCAAGGCTCAAAAAGAGGATTTGGTTTGTCTTTAGGAAACCAAAATCCAAAGTCTATCGTGTAGTTTGGTTCGGTCGTTGGGGGTGGGCAAGTTCCTGGAGTGGGGCGCTCTTAATTCTTAGGGTATGGCAGGGAGTGTTAGTCTTTTGGGATAGTAGGGTTTTAGAGCTAACTGGAATGGAAATTGGTGATTTTTCAGTTTCCTATTGGTTTAAGAATGTGGAGGATGGTTTCTGTTGGATTTTTACTGTTGGGAGGCTTAGAGAAGATTTTTGGGAGGAGTTGGGGACTATCAGGGGTTTGTGGCAAGATCCGTGGTGCATTGGAGgagattttaatgttattagatttttgagaaaaatgaacAGTCTTTCAAGATTGTCTTCAGTAATGAGAAGATTCTCAGAAGTCATTGAGGATATGGAATTACAGGATCTCCCTTTGCAAGGGGGTGTCTTTCACGTGGAGGGGTGGTTTGAATAATCAATTATAGTCAAGGTTGGATAGATTTCTAGTTTTCGAGGATTGGGAGTGCTATTTCAATGAGGCAGTTCAAAGTCTTCTCCCTAGACTTTTTTATGACCACTGTCCAATCTTGTTGGACGGTGGAGGAGCAAGGAAGGGTATTTTCCCCTTCAGGTTCTAGAATATGTGATTGAAGGAAGACAATTTTAAGGATTTGTTGAGGAGTTGGTGGATGGGTTTCCAATTCAGAGGGTCTTTCAGTTTCACTATGTCTGAAAAACTTAAAGCGCTTAAGGCTAGCTTGAAGATTTGGAACAGAGAAGTGTTTGGAAATATCACTGCTAGAAAAGAATCAACTTTAAAGTAGATGGTGTTTTGGGATTCAGTAGAAGGGGACAAGGTGTTGTCTGCAGAAGAGCAAAATCTCATAAAGCAGGCTTTGGGGGAGTATAAGAAGTGGGTGATAATAGAACAAACCTCTTGGAAGCAAAAGTCTAGAGAGTTATGGATGAGGGAGGGAGACAAAAATactgggtttttttttcacaaaatgacCAATGCTCATAAGAGGGTCAACTCGTTGGTGAAGATTAAGATAAATGGGTCTTGGGTAACAGAAGAGCGTGACATAAAAAATGGTGTGGTTCAGGTTTTCCATtcttttttgtcaaaaatagaGGAGTGGAGGCCTAGATGCAATGGGCTACAGGTTGGGCTCTGTGAAGGGGAAGATACAG includes:
- the LOC100246935 gene encoding patatin-like protein 2 isoform X1 produces the protein MASTQGSSPRTNGKVITILSIDGGGVRGIIPAVILYSLEAELQRIDGPNARIADYFDVIAGTSTGSIVTALLTTPYTPPNPPANASKTNPPPNASITNRPREAKEIPEFYKKHGPAIFQKRKAPHNSNSGSSLMAVIGFFKDQLKDKLESFLNIRYDNSTLQPQWMKRWGQFGWLTH
- the LOC104879843 gene encoding uncharacterized protein LOC104879843, which codes for MVFWDSVEGDKVLSAEEQNLIKQALGEYKKWVIIEQTSWKQKSRELWMREGDKNTGFFFHKMTNAHKRVNSLVKIKINGSWVTEERDIKNGVVQVFHSFLSKIEEWRPRCNGLQVGLCEGEDTAMLEAPFSEEEVFGALSYLNGDKAPSPNGFSMAFLAIQLEFSKGGSYGVL
- the LOC100246935 gene encoding patatin-like protein 1 isoform X2; translation: MAANNPTLLAIREAINIFGSRDDNRYLVISLGTGAEGDHHDFVNLGSPIDWILDLKRGIPPLVSLLFETSADMVDTYTSIFLGGGQNSRHQFLRIQDYTLNPKQLKMDKATEDNFNNLINIAKQLLEKPVSFPSSWIGLEPTTTNRDALGRFANDLSKIRGDAAKKLSRR